The window CAGCGCGATCGGCTCGACCAGCTCGATCCACGATTTGCAGCCGCCGTACTCGGCGCGATACGCGATCGTGTGCGCGCGCGGCAGCCTGTAGGCTCGCAGCAGCAGCACGTAGAGCGGAAAGCGCGGCTTCCAGCCGAAGCGCTCGGCGGCAAACTGCTCGTTCCAGATGTGATGCGGCAGCAGCGCCTCGACGGTTTCTTGTTCGCTGACCTGGAAAATATCGGTGATGCGCGCCCACGCGCCGATGCTCACCGTCTCAGGATGCCAGCCCGACGGCACCGGCTGTACCAGATCGGCGTACTGCGGCTTGAGCAGATGCGGCTGCTGATGCTCGTATGTCGGGTAGAGCAGCACCTCGTCGTACGCCACGCGAAAATGCTTGCCTTCCTCGCGGATGCCGCCTTTGCGCAGCAGCAGGATCGTCTCGCCGCGCGCCAGCGCATCGGTCGCGACCGCCCACTCTTTGAGCGCGTGAATAGCAGGGTTGATCATCGCTGGTACCTGTCCTCGTGCAGCCACCGGGCTACCTCTTTCGCATAGTAGGTTAGAATCAGATCCGCTCCGGCGCGCTTGATCGACAGCAGGCTTTCGAGCGCGACCTGCCGCTCGTCGATCCAGCCGTTCTGCGCCGCCGCCTTGATCATCGCGTACTCGCCCGACACATGGTAGGCGGCAGTTGGTCGGTCGAAGCGCTGGCGGATGCTGGCGAGCACGTCCAGGTAGGGCAGCGCCGGCTTGACCATCAGCAGATCCGCGCCCTCGGCGGCGTCGAGCGCTACCTCAAGCAGCGCCTCGCGGGCGTTGGCCGGGTCCATCTGGTACTGCTTCCGATCGCCAAAAGCGGGCGGCGAGTCGGCGGCCTCGCGGAACGGGCCGTAAAAGCTCGACGCGAACTTCGCCGCGTAGGCCATGATCGCCACGTCGCGCGCGCCCACCCGATCCAGCTCCTCGCGGATCGCCGCGACCGCGCCATCCATCATCCCGCTCGGCGCGACGATGTCCGCGCCCGCCTCGGCATGGGAGGCCACCACCCGCTGCAACACCTCGACCGTCGTGTCGTTGACGACGTAGCCGTGCTCGTCGAGCAGGCCGCAGTGACCGTGATCGGTGTACTCGCACATGCACACATCGGTGATCACCACCAGCTCGGGCACGGCGTCTTTGAGCGCGCGGATCGCCTGCTGCACGATGCCGTCGTCGGCGTAGTTCTCGCTCCCAGCGGCATCTTTGGTCGCTGGCAGCCCGAACATGATCACCGCTGGAATGCCGAGCGTGGCGATCTCCTCGGCCTGACGCGGCAGCAGGTCTACCGACCACTGGTGCTGGCCCGGCATCGAGCTGATCGGGCGCTGCTGCTTCTGCCCGTGGACCACAAAGAGCGGATAGATCAGATCATCCGGTGTCAGCGCCGTCTCGCGCACCATCCGGCGCAGTGTCGGCGTGCGGCGCAGGCGGCGCGGACGCAGCGTTGGAAAACTAGACATAGCTTCGTTCCTCCGAAGGCGCGGCACCCAGCGTCGCGATCAGCGCGCTCATCAGCCCATCGATCGTATATTTCTCGGCCTCGATCGTCACCCTGAGGCCAAAGTCGCGGGCGGTCTGCGCCGTGATCGGGCCGATCGCCGCGATCGTCACCGGCTCCAGCAGCGCGCGCGCCTCGTCGTTCGCCACGCCCGACTGTTCCAGCCGCGCAAAAAAGTTCGTGACCGTCGACGAGGATGTAAACGTGACCGCATCGATCGCCCGGTCACGCAGCATCCCCACGACGCTATCGTTTCGAGCTTCGTGTTTCGGGTTTCGAGTTTCGAGGCCCTCACCATGCCCGGAGGGCGCCCGGCATCTTAGTTCTTGGTTCTCTTGTTCTTCCCCCGTTCCCAGCACCGTCCGATACGCGACCACGTTATCGACGTGCGCGCCTTTGGCTTGCAGACCTTCGGCCAGCGTCTCGCGGGCAATATCGGCGCGCGGCAGCAGAATGCGCTGGCCCGCGACATCGCCGATCTGCTCGATCACCGCCTCGGCCACGAACTCGGTCGGCACGAACGTTGCGCGCAGCCCGGCCTCTTCGAGCGCCTGCGCCGTCGCGGGGCCGATCGCGCCGATGCGATGGTGATGCAGCAGCGACGGCTGCATGTCGAACGTTCGCATGCGATCGAGCATGAAGCGCACGCCGTTGACGCTGGTAAAGATGATCCAGTTGTACTCGTCGAGCTTGGCGAGCGCCTGATCGAGCGGCGTCCAGTCGGCGGGCGGCGCGAACGCGATCACCGGATACTCGATCGGCTGCGCGCCTGCCTCGCGGAGCCGGGCGCTGAGCGCGCTGGCCTGCTCGCGGGCGCGCGTCACGATGATGCGCCTGCCGCGCAGCGGACGATTATCGAACCAGCGCAGGCGCTCGCGCAGCCGCACCACATCGCCGACTACCGTAATCGCGGGCGGCTTGAGCGCGGCGGCGGCTACAGCGGCGGCGATCGTCTGGAGCGTGCCGGTGACAACCTGCTGCTCCGGCTTGGTGCCCCAGCGGATCACCGCTACGGGCGTGTCCGGCCTGCGCCCGTTGACGATCAGCTTCTCGGCGATCTCCGGCAGATTGCCGACGCCCATGTAGAACACCAGCGTATCGATCGCCGTCGCCAGCGTGTGCCAGTTGAGCGCCGTTTCGGGCTTGGCCGGGTCTTCGTGGCCGGTGATGAACGCGACCGACGAGGCCAGCTCGCGATGCGTCACCGGAATTCCGGCGTAGGCCGGCGCGGCCACGCCCGCCGTGATGCCGGGCACAACCTCCCACGGAATCCCGGCCTGTTGCAGCACATCGGCCTCCTCGCCGCCGCGACCGAAGATGTAGGGATCGCCGCCCTTGAGCCGCACCACGCGCCTGCCCGCGTGCCCGTGCTCGACCAGCAGCGCGTTGATCTCGTCCTGCGAGAGCGTGTGCCGTCCCGCCTGCTTGCCGACGTAGATCCGCTCCACGTCGGGGCGGCAATGTTCGAGCAGCGCGGCATTCGCCAGATAATCGTAGATCACCACATCGGCCTCTTGCAGCCGCCGCAAGCCTTTGACCGTGATCAGGTCGGGATCGCCCGGACCGGCTCCGACCAGCGAAACGAAACCTTGTCTCGTCATGGATTAATCACAATCTGTATCAAAACCATGGTACGTTCGCGGCGGCTCCACGGCGGGAACCGCGCGGCTCAGCCGCTCCAGAATCGCCGCGCCGCCATCCGCCAGCAGCGCCTCGGCCAGCGTCACGCCGACCGTCGCCGGATCGTCGAGCGCTCCCGCGCGCTCGCCACGCACCACCAGCGCGCCGTCGGGCGTGCCGATCAGCCCGTGGAGCCGCACCTGCCCGTAGGCGATCGTCGCGTGCGCCGCGATCGGCACCTGGCAGCCGCCCTCAAGCCGCGCGAGCAGCGCGCGCTCGGCCCGCACCGCGATCTCGGTCGCCGAGTCGTTGAGCGGCGCGAGAAGCTGGCGCACCTCGGCGTCGTCGGCGCGGCACTCGAGCGCCAGCGCGCCCTGCGCGACCGCAGGCAGCAGCAGGTCGGGGGTGAAGATCTCCGTCACCACGGCGGAAAGATCCAGCCGCTCCAATCCGGCGGCGGCCAGAATAATCGCGTCGTATGCTTCGGTCTGAGCCTTGCGCAGCCGCGTATCAACGTTGCCGCGCAGGTCGATCACCTGCACGTCGGGCCGCAGATGGCGCACCTGGCAGGCGCGTCGCAGACTCGACGTGCCGACGATCGCGCCCTTTGGCAGTTCGCGCAGCCGCAGGTTGTGGCGTGAGATTAAAACATCGCGGGGATCGGCGCGGCGCGGGAAGGCCGCGAGAGTCAACTGCTCCGGCAGCGCCGAGGGCAGATCTTTGCAGGAGTGAACCGCGAGATCGGCCTGCCGGTCGAGGAGCGCCTGCTCGATCTCTTTGACGAACAGGCCCTTATCGCCGATCCGCGACAGCGCCCGATCCAGCACCAGATCGCCTTTCGTCTGGATGATTCGCAGCTCCACATCGAGGCCGGTATGTGCCTCCCGCAGCAGCGCCGCGACCATCTCGGCCTGCGCGAGCGCCAGCTTGCTCCCGCGCGTCGCCAGCACGAGCTTACGCATCGACGTTCTCCAGCCCAAAGAGATCTTGCAGCGCCGTTGCGTAGGCCAGCGCCGAGCCGTCGCTGCTGTGCGCTTTCAGGCGCACCGTCGGCTGATGTAGCAGCTTGTTGACAATGCCCTGAGTCAGCGCCTCGATCGTCTGCTGCTCGCGCTCCGAGAGCGGACCCAGGCGACGCAGCGCCTTGGCGACCTCGTTCTGGCGGATGCGCTCGGCGTGCGCGCGCAGCTCATTGATCGTCGGCACGACCGCCCGCGTGCCAAGCCAGCGTATAAACTTCTCGGTTTCTTCCGCGACGATCGTCCATGCGGCGTCAAGCTCGCCTCGGCGGCGCTCGATGTTGTCGGCGACGACGCTGTGCAGATCGTCCACGTCGAAGACATGCGCGCCCGGAATCTCGGCTACGTCCGCGTCGATGTCGCGCGGCACCGCCAGATCGATCAGGATCAGTGGCCGCCCACCACGCGCATCCAGCGCTGTCAGCGCGTGCTGCGCATGGATCACCGTGTGCGGCGCGGAGGTCGAGGAGATCACCACGTCGGCCTCGACGATCGCGGCCTGAAGCATATCGAAGGGCAGCGCCCGCCCGCCCCATTGATCGGCGAGCTGCTGGGCGTGCTCGACCGTGCGGTTGACCAGCGTGATCGTCCGCGCGCCGTTGTCGAGCAGGTTCTTTGCCGCAAGCTCGCTCACCTTGCCGCTGCCGACCAGCAGCACATGCGCTGTCTCAAGGCTGCCCAGCAGGTTGCGCGCCAGCTCGACGCCCGCCTGACTGACGGATGCCGCGTGACGGCTGATGCCCGTCTCGGTGCGCACACGCTTGCCGCCTTCCAGGGCATTGCGGAAGAGGGTGTTGAGGATCGGGCCAAGCGCCTGGTGCGTGGATGCGTGCTGCGCTGCCGCGCGCACCTGGCCCTGGATCTGCGGCTCGCCCACGACGATCGAGTTGAGGCCGCTGATGGTGCCGAAGAGATGCGCCACCGCCGCCTGATCGACGTGGATGTACAGCGCATCGTCGAGGCTGTGCTCCGGCAGGTGATGAAACCGATGCAGGAAGCTGCTCACGCCAGCCGCCGCGTGTGGATCGTCGGCGACGCCATAGATCTCCACGCGGTTGCAGGTCGAGAGAATCGCCGCCTCGTGCAGCGGCGCACCGGGCGCGGACAACAGCGCCTCGAACGCCGCCGCGAACTGCGATGGCCGGAAGGCCACCTGCTCGCGCACCTCGACCGGTGATGTGTGATGATCAAGCCCGATAACAAGAATGTGCATGGTCGTATCTATCTACGAATATGCCAGAACGCCATCAAATGCTATTGCTCGGACAGCTCGGCGATTAACGCTGCGATATAGCGCTCAAGCCGGTCGAGGTCGTCGCTACGAACCCACTCCAACACCTCGTCGCTGACCAGCGCCCGCCACAGTCTCGCACGTGCCGCCGCTGGCAGCGTCGATCCGATCTCGCGGCGCAGCGCTCCCAGCCGGTGAGCCAGCACGCCGTACTCAGGGCCGAAGGTTGCTTCGAGCTTGCGCCGAATATGCGCCGCCAGCGCGGGACTATCGCCGCCGGTTCCAACTGCCAGCAGCACATCGCCGCGCATCACCGCGCCGAGCGTGTGAAACGTACTCTCTGCGGGATCGTCGGCGATGTTACATAACATCCCGTGCTGCCGCGCTTCTTCTGCCACCGCCGCGTTGACCTCGCGCCGGTCGGTCGCGGCGATAGCAAGAAAAGCGCCGGAGAGATCGCCTGAGGTGTAGGGCCGCGCCACATGGACGAGCTGCCCGGCCTCGCGCCACTCCGCGATCTGCGGCTGCGCGTCGGGACTGATCACGATGACACGTGCGCCGCTGTCGAGCAGCGCGCGGATCTTGCGCACCGCGACCTCGCCGCCGCCCACCACGACGCACTTCACGCGGTCGAGCTGCGTCAGCACGATTGGGTAGGGCCGGTTGCGCGCCTCGTCCATCTTAGCCTTCCGCTCCTGGCGCTGCCGCGGTCTGCGCGTGCGCGTCCATCATCGCCCGCAGCACCTCATTGAGCAGGTCGTTGATGCGCCGGACGATCGCCAGGGTTTCGTCGCGATCGAGGCCGGTCGTCTCAGGCAGACTAAACACGGTTTCGAGCAGCGAGTCGCGGAAGAAGATGAAGGCCATCACCGCATCGGGCAGGCTATGGCCGGTACGCGCCATCATCTCGCCGTACTCGCGGCCTAGCCGCTGCGCGATCTCGCGCTGCTCCGTCGTGGGCGTCCGCTTGCCGATGAGCTGCGTCGTCAGCGCGACCAACTGCCGCCCCGACTGGCGCTGCCGCTGCCGCTCGTCCTCGCCGATACCGCGCGCCCAGTTCTGCCCAAGCGCCCCCGGAAGCTCCTGGCGCGTACGCTCAAGCGCCTCGGTCATCAGGTACGACGAGAGTCCGGCGCCGCGCAGCGGCGTCACCTGGAGCATGCGCTCGATGTCGGCGTGCGAGAAGCGACGATGACCGCCGGGCGTGCGAAAGATGCGCACCTTGCCCTCATCGCTCCACTGCCGCAGCGTCGCGGGGTGTACGCCGAGCAGCTTGCTGGCCTCGCTCAGCGTGAGCCAATCTTGCTCATGTGATGGTGATTCTGCCATAAAAATCTACAGAAATCTACAGGCAATTTTGCTTTTCTACGTCCTTGTGGAGTATAGCACAGGTGAGAATCATATTCAAAACGTTCTGAACCCGATACTGCCCTACCATTTCAACCTGAGGCGCGGTCGGGTCTGGGGCGAGTCTGCCAGGACCTTTGTTGGCGGCGTGCCGGTGCCGGGTTGGGGTATAATGCGCCCACCTGGGGACGGATATGCAGGCGATGCAGGATGCGCTGCGGGAGAGACATCGGCAGCCCTGGATCTGCTGCGCAGGTCCACGATCGTTACGACAAGGGCGTCGGCGAGGGAGCTTGCTGACGCTCTTTTTCTTTGCCTCCAGGTAGAGAACAACGCGCCGTCAGGCCGGGCGTGTAGGGTGTTCCCCATCCTCCCTTTGCTCCGCCTGACGGAGCAAAAAGAAACAGGAGAACCAGGGACCGGAAACTTGGAACTCGAAACTTGGAACTTGAAACCAATGAGGAGCATAATCATGGCTCGTATTCTTGTAACGGAAAAGATCGGCGCGGAGGGCCTGGAGGCGCTCAAGCAGGCGTTCGATGTCGACATGCGCCTCGATCTCACGCCGGACGCGCTGAAGGATGTGCTGCCGAGCTACGATGCGCTGGTGGTGCGCTCGCAGACCAAGGTGACGGCGGACGTGCTGGCGCACGGCACGCAGCTCAAGGTAGTAGGGCGGGCCGGGACGGGCGTGGACAATATCGACCTCGACGCGGCGACACGCGCCGGGATTCTGGTGGTGAACGCGCCCGCGTCCAACAGCATCGCGGTGGCTGAGCTGACGATCGGGCTGCTGCTGAGCATGGCGCGCTGGGTGCCGCAGGCGCACGGCTCGATGCAAAACGGCAAGTGGGAGCGCGGCAAGTTCATGGGCTGGGAGGTGCGCGGTAAGACGCTGGGGCTGCTCGGCTTTGGCCGGATCGCCTCGGAGGTGGCGCGGCGGGCGCGAGCGCTGGAGATGCATATTCTGGCTTACGATCCGTTCATCTCGCAGGAGCGCGCCCATCAGCTCGGCGTGCAGGCTGTCACGCTCGACACGCTGCTGCGCGAGTCCGACATTGTTTCGATCCACACGCCGCTGATCGAATCGACGCGCAATCTGCTTAACGCCGAGCGGCTGGGGCAGATGCGACGCGGCGCGTATATCGTCAACTGCGCGCGCGGCGGTATTATCGACGAGGCCGCGCTTTACACCGCGCTCGAAAGCGGCCAGATCGGCGGCGCAGCGCTGGACGTGTGGGCCAAAGAGCCGCCGGTCGATAATCCGCTGGTCAGCCATCCACGGGTGATCGCGCTGCCGCACCTTGGTGCCTCAACCGAGGAGGCGCAGGCACTGACGGCGGCGGACGTGGCCGAGGGCGTGCTCGATGCGCTTCAGAATCGCACGCCGCGCTATGCCGTGAATGCGCCGTTTGTCGCGCCGGAGGCCTGGCAGGTGGTCGCGCCCTACGTCCGGCTGGGCCGCCTCCTGGCGCGGCTGGCAACGCAGCTTGTGCAATCGCCCGCCAGCACCTACGAGATCGTGTATAGCGGCGAGTTGGCGGAGACGACGACCGAGCCGATCCGCCTGGCGACGATCGCCGGCCTGCTCGAAGGCGTGAGCGAGGAGCGGGTCACGCCCGTGAACGCGGCGCTGCTGGCCCGCGAGCGCGGATTGGTCGTCAACCAGCGCACGCAGCCTGAGGCCGAGCGCTACGCGGCGCTGCTTGAGCTGCGTGTCACGACCAGCGACGATCGCGTCCATACCTTTGGCGGCACGGCGGTGCAGGACGAGCCGCATATCGTGGAGGTCGATGGCTACTGGCTCGATCTGGTGCCGTCTCAGGCGATGCTCTTCACCTTCCACCAGGATCGTCCCGGCCTGATCGGCCACGTCGGCACGATCCTGGGCGAGGCCGATATTAACATCTCGTCGATGCACGTGGGTCGGCAGACGCCGCGCGGCCAGGCGATCATGGTGCTGACGGTCGACGAGCCGGTGCCGGGCGAGGTGCTGCATAAGATCGAGGCCGAGACGAACATCGATCGGGCGTTCAGCGTCCAGCTCTAGCCCGCTGCCATGATCGGCCCGCCCTGCTCGCGGCGGGTGCGGGCTGCGCTCCTGCTCCGCGCCCGCCGCGTTGACGTTGCGTGGTACCATATGCAGGCGGATCGCTTTGCATCAGGCAGCTTCCTGCTGCTCCTCAAGTTTAGGTTGTGCAACCTCGCGATACGGAATCGCGTACAACCCATTGCCCGCACCCGACAAACGAAGCATAACAGGCCCCAAATCAAGGAGTACCTGTGCGTCCACTACGACTAGCGATCACAATTGGATACCTGCTGCTGGTCATCGCTACCGCCGCAATGCCGCTGCTGGGCTGGCAACGACCATACGCGCCGCTGTCGGTGCTGCCACGGCCCGCGCCCGTTACGCTCACGATCGTCTATGGCACCGAGAAGCAGCGCTGGCTGGAGGATGCGGCGGCGGCCTTCGAGGCGAGCGGCATCACGGCCAACGGAGCGTCGATCGATATTGAGCTGCGCGGCCTTGGCTCCCGCGAGTCGATGCAGGGATTGCTCGACGGCTCCCTCAAGCCCGATGTGTGGAGTCCGGCCAGCGATCTGTGGCTGGCGCTGCTCAACCAGGAGTGGCAGCAGCGCGCCGGTCGTCCGCTCGTTCCCACGAGCGGCAGCGACGCACCCCAGATGTTGGTGCTGACACCCATAGTGCTGGCGGCGTGGCAGCAGCGCGCGGCGGCGCTCAGCGACGGCGGTCAGAGCGCCTGGCAAAACTTACACGCCTCGATCGTCGCGCCTGAGGGCTGGGGCGCGAAAGGCCATCCCGAATGGGGCACGGTCAAATGGGGCCATGCCACGCCGACTGTCTCCAACAACGGCCTGCAAGCGCTGCTGCTGATGGCCTACGACTACCATCGCAAGAGCAGCGGCCTGACCGTCGCGGATGTGCAAGATCCAGAGTTTCTGGGCTGGCTGAGCGAGATGGAGCGTGCGGCGTCGTTCAACGACAGCAGCGCAACGCTGATGAACGACATGATCGCCTTTGGCCCGTCGCGGTACGATGCCGTGGCGACCTACGAGAATCTGGCGCTTGCGCAGATGGCGAATGCCCGCAGCCGATGGAACGATAACCTTGTGCTGATCTACCCGCCCGCGAACCTGTGGAGCAACCACCCGTACGCGATCCTTGACGCCGAGTGGGTCACGCCCACGGATCGCGAGGCCGCCCGCCAGTTTCGCGATTTTCTGCTCAGCCGTGCGCAGCAGGAGCAGGCCGTTCAGCTCGGCTTTCGTCCGGCGCTCCGCGATGTGCCGCTGGATGGCGCTGCCTCGCCGTTTACCCGCAATGCGTCGGCGGGGGTGCGGCTGGATGTGCCGACGCTGGTGGAGGTGCCGGAGGCCGCCGTGCTCGACGCGCTGCTCGACGCCTGGAAGCGTGCTGCTCAACGCTAAGGAGATACTATGATGAAACCAATCCGCTTACTGTTGCTACTGGCGCTGCTGCTGACCGCGTGCGGCCCGACAACCGCGTCTCCCCCCGGCGAGGCCAGCGAGGCCCCCGCCAACGCCGTCAAGATCACGCTCGCGTACTCTCCGGAAAAAGAGGCCTGGCTGAATGATCGGCTGGCTGAGTTCAACCGCAGCGGCGCGAAGGTCAACAATCGTCCGATTTTCGCCGAGGGCGTCAACAAATCGTCGGGGGCGGCGCGCACCGAGATCAAGCAGGGCTCGCTCCAGCCGACGATCTGGTCGCCGTCGTCGAGCGTGTGGCTGGAGGTGCTCAAGCAGGAGAGCGGCAATCCCAACGTAGCCGTGTCGAGCCGCCCGATGCTGCTGACGCCGGTGGTGATCTCGATGTGGAAGCCGATGGCCGAGGCGCTCGGCTGGCCCAACAAGCAGATTGGCTGGAATGATCTGCTGGCGCTGGTCAACGAGCCGGAGGGCTGGGGCAAGTACGGGCATCCTGAGTGGGGCCGCTTCTCGTGGGGCCATACTGATCCTGAGATTAGCACCACCGCGCTGTCGACGGTGCTGGCCGAGTTTTACGCCGCGACCAATAAGTCGCGCGGCCTGACCGAGGCCGACGTACAGGCGGAGTCCAGCCAGAAGTTTCTGCGCGATCTCGGCCTGGCGATCAAGCACTATGGCTATAATACGCTGGTCTTCTCCGAAAACATGAAGAAGTACGGCACGTCGTATATCTCGGCGTTTCCAATGGAGGAGATCACGCTGATCGAGTTCAACAAGAGCGCGCCGCCAACGCCGCTGGTGGCGATCTATCCGCGTGAGGGCACGTTCTGGCACGATAATCCCTTCATCGTGATGGCCTCCGCCTCGCAGGAGGAGCAGCAGGCCGCCCAGCAGCTCTTCGATTTTCTGAACTCGCCCGAAAGCCAGACCGCCGCGATGCAGTTCGGCTTCCGCCCGGCCAATACGGCGGTCGCGATCGGCGATCCGATCTCGCCGCAGTTCGGTGCTGATCCGAACCAGCCGCAGACGCTCCTTGAGGTGCCGCCGGGCAATGTGCTGGTGGCGGCCAAGAACGCCTGGGCCGCGAACCGCAAGCGCGCGAATATCGTGCTGGTCGTCGATACCTCAGGCTCGATGCGCGGCGATAAGATCGAAGAGGCCAAAGCGGGGCTTGAGCTATTCCTCAGCCGCCTGCTGCCAGAAGATCGCGTCGCGATGGTGACGTTCTCGGATACCGCTGAGGTAGTCGTGCCGCTCGGCGTGCTGAGCGAGAACCGCATCCAGCTTCAAAGCGCGGTGCAGAATATCGAGGTCGAGGGCAAGACCGCGATGTACGATGCGCTGCGCGAGGCGCGCAAGGTGCTGGAAGCCGACATCGACGATCGCAACCGGATCAACGCGATCGTGCTGCTGAGCGACGGCGAAGATACCGCGCAGACAAGCACCTTCGAGGATGTCAGGGCCGACTACAACGAAACCGACATCTCGATCTTCCCGATCGCCTAC of the Herpetosiphonaceae bacterium genome contains:
- the hemC gene encoding hydroxymethylbilane synthase — translated: MRKLVLATRGSKLALAQAEMVAALLREAHTGLDVELRIIQTKGDLVLDRALSRIGDKGLFVKEIEQALLDRQADLAVHSCKDLPSALPEQLTLAAFPRRADPRDVLISRHNLRLRELPKGAIVGTSSLRRACQVRHLRPDVQVIDLRGNVDTRLRKAQTEAYDAIILAAAGLERLDLSAVVTEIFTPDLLLPAVAQGALALECRADDAEVRQLLAPLNDSATEIAVRAERALLARLEGGCQVPIAAHATIAYGQVRLHGLIGTPDGALVVRGERAGALDDPATVGVTLAEALLADGGAAILERLSRAVPAVEPPRTYHGFDTDCD
- a CDS encoding DUF1802 family protein, giving the protein MINPAIHALKEWAVATDALARGETILLLRKGGIREEGKHFRVAYDEVLLYPTYEHQQPHLLKPQYADLVQPVPSGWHPETVSIGAWARITDIFQVSEQETVEALLPHHIWNEQFAAERFGWKPRFPLYVLLLRAYRLPRAHTIAYRAEYGGCKSWIELVEPIALDGMTPVLGDDEYARQVAEIREIVAEEQGTVA
- the serA gene encoding phosphoglycerate dehydrogenase, which translates into the protein MARILVTEKIGAEGLEALKQAFDVDMRLDLTPDALKDVLPSYDALVVRSQTKVTADVLAHGTQLKVVGRAGTGVDNIDLDAATRAGILVVNAPASNSIAVAELTIGLLLSMARWVPQAHGSMQNGKWERGKFMGWEVRGKTLGLLGFGRIASEVARRARALEMHILAYDPFISQERAHQLGVQAVTLDTLLRESDIVSIHTPLIESTRNLLNAERLGQMRRGAYIVNCARGGIIDEAALYTALESGQIGGAALDVWAKEPPVDNPLVSHPRVIALPHLGASTEEAQALTAADVAEGVLDALQNRTPRYAVNAPFVAPEAWQVVAPYVRLGRLLARLATQLVQSPASTYEIVYSGELAETTTEPIRLATIAGLLEGVSEERVTPVNAALLARERGLVVNQRTQPEAERYAALLELRVTTSDDRVHTFGGTAVQDEPHIVEVDGYWLDLVPSQAMLFTFHQDRPGLIGHVGTILGEADINISSMHVGRQTPRGQAIMVLTVDEPVPGEVLHKIEAETNIDRAFSVQL
- a CDS encoding glutamyl-tRNA reductase, with product MHILVIGLDHHTSPVEVREQVAFRPSQFAAAFEALLSAPGAPLHEAAILSTCNRVEIYGVADDPHAAAGVSSFLHRFHHLPEHSLDDALYIHVDQAAVAHLFGTISGLNSIVVGEPQIQGQVRAAAQHASTHQALGPILNTLFRNALEGGKRVRTETGISRHAASVSQAGVELARNLLGSLETAHVLLVGSGKVSELAAKNLLDNGARTITLVNRTVEHAQQLADQWGGRALPFDMLQAAIVEADVVISSTSAPHTVIHAQHALTALDARGGRPLILIDLAVPRDIDADVAEIPGAHVFDVDDLHSVVADNIERRRGELDAAWTIVAEETEKFIRWLGTRAVVPTINELRAHAERIRQNEVAKALRRLGPLSEREQQTIEALTQGIVNKLLHQPTVRLKAHSSDGSALAYATALQDLFGLENVDA
- a CDS encoding helix-turn-helix domain-containing protein; the encoded protein is MAESPSHEQDWLTLSEASKLLGVHPATLRQWSDEGKVRIFRTPGGHRRFSHADIERMLQVTPLRGAGLSSYLMTEALERTRQELPGALGQNWARGIGEDERQRQRQSGRQLVALTTQLIGKRTPTTEQREIAQRLGREYGEMMARTGHSLPDAVMAFIFFRDSLLETVFSLPETTGLDRDETLAIVRRINDLLNEVLRAMMDAHAQTAAAPGAEG
- the cobA gene encoding uroporphyrinogen-III C-methyltransferase codes for the protein MTRQGFVSLVGAGPGDPDLITVKGLRRLQEADVVIYDYLANAALLEHCRPDVERIYVGKQAGRHTLSQDEINALLVEHGHAGRRVVRLKGGDPYIFGRGGEEADVLQQAGIPWEVVPGITAGVAAPAYAGIPVTHRELASSVAFITGHEDPAKPETALNWHTLATAIDTLVFYMGVGNLPEIAEKLIVNGRRPDTPVAVIRWGTKPEQQVVTGTLQTIAAAVAAAALKPPAITVVGDVVRLRERLRWFDNRPLRGRRIIVTRAREQASALSARLREAGAQPIEYPVIAFAPPADWTPLDQALAKLDEYNWIIFTSVNGVRFMLDRMRTFDMQPSLLHHHRIGAIGPATAQALEEAGLRATFVPTEFVAEAVIEQIGDVAGQRILLPRADIARETLAEGLQAKGAHVDNVVAYRTVLGTGEEQENQELRCRAPSGHGEGLETRNPKHEARNDSVVGMLRDRAIDAVTFTSSSTVTNFFARLEQSGVANDEARALLEPVTIAAIGPITAQTARDFGLRVTIEAEKYTIDGLMSALIATLGAAPSEERSYV
- the hemB gene encoding porphobilinogen synthase, with the protein product MSSFPTLRPRRLRRTPTLRRMVRETALTPDDLIYPLFVVHGQKQQRPISSMPGQHQWSVDLLPRQAEEIATLGIPAVIMFGLPATKDAAGSENYADDGIVQQAIRALKDAVPELVVITDVCMCEYTDHGHCGLLDEHGYVVNDTTVEVLQRVVASHAEAGADIVAPSGMMDGAVAAIREELDRVGARDVAIMAYAAKFASSFYGPFREAADSPPAFGDRKQYQMDPANAREALLEVALDAAEGADLLMVKPALPYLDVLASIRQRFDRPTAAYHVSGEYAMIKAAAQNGWIDERQVALESLLSIKRAGADLILTYYAKEVARWLHEDRYQR
- a CDS encoding substrate-binding domain-containing protein: MRPLRLAITIGYLLLVIATAAMPLLGWQRPYAPLSVLPRPAPVTLTIVYGTEKQRWLEDAAAAFEASGITANGASIDIELRGLGSRESMQGLLDGSLKPDVWSPASDLWLALLNQEWQQRAGRPLVPTSGSDAPQMLVLTPIVLAAWQQRAAALSDGGQSAWQNLHASIVAPEGWGAKGHPEWGTVKWGHATPTVSNNGLQALLLMAYDYHRKSSGLTVADVQDPEFLGWLSEMERAASFNDSSATLMNDMIAFGPSRYDAVATYENLALAQMANARSRWNDNLVLIYPPANLWSNHPYAILDAEWVTPTDREAARQFRDFLLSRAQQEQAVQLGFRPALRDVPLDGAASPFTRNASAGVRLDVPTLVEVPEAAVLDALLDAWKRAAQR
- a CDS encoding bifunctional precorrin-2 dehydrogenase/sirohydrochlorin ferrochelatase, translating into MDEARNRPYPIVLTQLDRVKCVVVGGGEVAVRKIRALLDSGARVIVISPDAQPQIAEWREAGQLVHVARPYTSGDLSGAFLAIAATDRREVNAAVAEEARQHGMLCNIADDPAESTFHTLGAVMRGDVLLAVGTGGDSPALAAHIRRKLEATFGPEYGVLAHRLGALRREIGSTLPAAARARLWRALVSDEVLEWVRSDDLDRLERYIAALIAELSEQ